From the genome of Drosophila melanogaster chromosome 2L, one region includes:
- the CG3748 gene encoding uncharacterized protein, isoform B, whose translation MLINDATRDRPIYQDIQRLTDAQLSTMCKSHGLILGPITFQNRRMAERKLHIAMITERAKYRAHQQFALECNMKTQVPPAQQNYGLVDVLPQNYYQPMPPQTYWPSPGTNLRSPPPPSWNTQNRRERTDPVLEPRQYVSWRQQNRNQKNTENSGNNFLGFKMPFSLGAARDLRSMITSSIKRFQGGEAENAPVKFQDGPVQKRGEKKTTHEHEEYYQEYSDKDSVRKPSTSDHEPDTLSGTSEDEGQEIERKDLTTQDSYPYPFSFREIKRQINGAESRHELRDYKSFISLSSVYHEFERQVPMARTAPSVDSKPRFSWWWQWRAKAGDERIPEAERTTEQDLLQERELKTINYLSEAPSRADDGILELMGRVELRDDSEEEVGLEDTQIARGSRSWVGFCRHIFHLLCCDHHGKLDPEKLRCSFFCCCMAFGVYMGFKMMR comes from the coding sequence ATGCTAATCAATGATGCCACTAGAGATCGTCCCATCTATCAGGATATCCAGCGTCTTACAGATGCCCAACTGAGTACCATGTGCAAAAGCCACGGTCTCATTCTGGGTCCCATAACTTTTCAAAATAGACGCATGGCAGAGCGCAAGCTCCATATAGCAATGATCACAGAGCGGGCCAAGTACCGGGCCCATCAGCAGTTTGCCCTGGAGTGCAACATGAAAACCCAAGTTCCGCCTGCGCAGCAAAACTACGGCTTAGTGGACGTACTGCCCCAGAACTATTACCAACCCATGCCACCACAAACTTACTGGCCATCTCCGGGCACCAATTTGCGCAGCCCACCTCCGCCTAGTTGGAATACCCAAAATCGTCGGGAGCGAACGGACCCGGTGCTCGAGCCACGTCAGTACGTTAGTTGGAGGCAACAGAACAGGAACCaaaaaaatactgaaaattCTGGTAATAATTTTCTGGGTTTCAAGATGCCCTTTTCCCTGGGGGCTGCCAGGGATCTCAGGTCAATGATTACCAGCTCCATCAAGCGTTTTCAGGGAGGAGAAGCGGAGAACGCGCCCGTGAAATTCCAGGATGGGCCAGTGCAGAAAAGAGGGGAGAAGAAGACCACGCACGAACATGAAGAATATTATCAGGAGTATTCCGATAAAGATAGCGTGAGAAAACCATCCACCTCTGACCATGAACCGGATACGCTATCTGGTACTTCAGAGGATGAAGGCCAGGAAATTGAGAGGAAGGACCTTACTACCCAAGACTCCTATCCGTATCCCTTTAGCTTTCGGGAAATTAAGAGACAAATCAATGGTGCGGAATCCCGACATGAACTACGCGACTACAAGAGTTTCATTAGCCTATCGAGTGTTTATCACGAGTTCGAACGCCAAGTGCCAATGGCACGGACTGCACCATCTGTGGATTCGAAGCCACGCTTCAGCTGGTGGTGGCAGTGGAGGGCGAAGGCGGGAGATGAGCGAATTCCGGAGGCGGAGCGAACCACCGAACAGGATCTGCTGCAGGAGCGTGAGTTGAAGACCATCAACTACCTGAGCGAGGCGCCTTCGCGTGCGGATGACGGTATACTGGAGTTGATGGGCAGGGTAGAGCTCCGCGATGACAGCGAGGAGGAGGTGGGGCTGGAAGACACTCAAATAGCACGGGGATCCCGATCCTGGGTGGGCTTCTGCCGGCACATCTTCCACCTGCTCTGTTGCGATCATCACGGAAAACTCGACCCGGAAAAGCTGCGCTGCAgtttcttctgctgctgcatgGCCTTCGGTGTCTACATGGGCTTCAAAATGATGCGGTAG
- the CG43350 gene encoding uncharacterized protein, isoform B has product MKLLSLSVVIFCALQCQNAVGYNPAKCNDPKSNGGACRKPPVDKWTFDKIHRKCVEIDFFGCPDTKNIFDSKSECKNTCSYDVLVY; this is encoded by the exons ATGAAGCTTCTGTCACTGTCAGTTGTTATCTTTTGTGCCTTACAATGTCAAAATGCCGTTGGATATAATCCTg CCAAGTGTAATGATCCGAAAAGTAATGGTGGGGCTTGCCGAAAACCTCCCGTGGACAAGTGGACCTTTGACAAGATTCACCGAAAATGTGTGGAAATAGATTTCTTTGGATGCCCAGATACGAAAAACATATTCGATTCAAAAAGCGAATGCAAAAATACCTGTTCATATGATGTATTAGTTTACTGA
- the CG13110 gene encoding uncharacterized protein, whose protein sequence is MLIPEVDMWNVSKSSRIHRLSIFNCDKPGLKVLDYAAVRGVDRFYLECQDYRDYFKDPYNRVHKPIRFTSYAGKCDVKLDTDVEVLSEPTLWRIDRQPIVYPIDYHSDMALGRRDCDHIKAFCSPAESLSFKR, encoded by the coding sequence ATGCTCATTCCAGAGGTTGACATGTGGAATGTGTCCAAGAGTAGCCGGATACACCGCCTTTCGATCTTCAATTGCGATAAGCCTGGACTGAAAGTGTTGGACTACGCCGCAGTCCGGGGAGTTGATAGGTTCTACTTGGAGTGCCAGGACTACAGGGATTATTTCAAAGACCCCTATAATCGAGTCCACAAGCCGATAAGGTTTACCTCGTATGCGGGCAAGTGCGACGTAAAGTTGGATACCGACGTTGAGGTCCTTTCTGAGCCGACCTTGTGGCGTATTGATCGCCAGCCCATCGTCTATCCGATCGACTATCACTCGGATATGGCACTGGGTAGACGGGACTGCGATCACATTAAAGCCTTTTGTTCGCCAGCTGAGAGCCTAAGCTTCAAGCGATag
- the CG34181 gene encoding uncharacterized protein produces MEIVAVGLAAFFQLMGCYFFFAQPQDRCSPAPNLASWLFLGATLCFLWDIKIYPRRFMHMSRFWRILIEIVASIFLAEVGTVIIWCALEKFLFSLTNELVNLTQCSCRPSHFVYWLSGLITSLISGAMLWYVLEATDGVYYIKKFSCNLRTTMGVTWRMFRCYIQMNMAAKRRALTICQLAKRAGTCKMTACEYSESDDDCSD; encoded by the coding sequence atggaaatCGTGGCAGTGGGTCTGGCGGCCTTTTTCCAACTGATGGGCtgctactttttttttgctcaacCGCAGGATCGCTGTTCGCCGGCTCCAAATTTGGCCAGCTGGTTATTTCTGGGTGCCACGTTGTGTTTCCTGTGGGATATCAAAATATATCCTCGACGATTTATGCACATGTCCCGCTTCTGGCGCATCCTGATCGAGATTGTGGCCTCCATTTTCCTGGCCGAGGTGGGCACCGTCATAATTTGGTGTGCCTTGGAAAAGTTCCTGTTCAGCTTGACGAACGAGCTCGTAAATTTGACGCAATGTAGCTGTCGACCCTCGCATTTTGTATATTGGCTTTCAGGACTAATTACCAGCTTGATAAGCGGAGCGATGCTGTGGTACGTCCTTGAAGCCACCGACGGCGTGTACTACATAAAGAAGTTTTCCTGCAATCTAAGAACTACAATGGGCGTAACCTGGCGGATGTTCCGCTGCTATATCCAAATGAATATGGCGGCCAAGCGCCGGGCATTAACTATATGCCAATTAGCCAAGAGGGCGGGTACATGCAAAATGACAGCGTGTGAGTATTCTGAATCGGATGATGATTGCAGTGACTGA